The Catenuloplanes niger genome includes a window with the following:
- a CDS encoding 3-deoxy-7-phosphoheptulonate synthase: MTSSQRVTDQRIDKVVPLMTPDLLHHHLPLSEELADRVVEGRRAVARVLDGEDDRLIVVVGPCSVHDPAAALDYARRLRPVAERLSDDLLIVMRVYFEKPRSTVGWKGLINDPALDGSGDVNTGLRVARQLLLQVLELGLPVGCEFLDPITPQFIADTVAWGAIGARTVESQVHRQLSSGLSMPIGMKNRPDGAISTAIDAINAAAVPHVFPGIAMSGTPAILHTRGNADCHLVLRGGNDGPNYDADSVGGALALLRKAGLPERLIIDCSHANSGKDHRRQPLVAADVAEQLKAGNRGISGVMLESFLEPGRQELDPTRELTYGQSVTDACLGWEQTEPVLDLLASAAAARRAAVAVA, from the coding sequence ATGACGTCCTCACAACGGGTCACCGATCAGCGGATCGACAAGGTCGTTCCGCTGATGACCCCCGACCTGCTCCACCACCACCTGCCGTTGAGCGAGGAGCTGGCCGACCGCGTGGTCGAGGGCCGCCGCGCGGTCGCCCGCGTCCTCGACGGCGAGGACGACCGGCTGATCGTCGTGGTCGGCCCGTGCTCGGTGCACGACCCGGCCGCCGCGCTCGACTACGCCCGCCGGCTGCGCCCGGTCGCCGAGCGGCTCTCCGACGACCTGCTGATCGTGATGCGCGTCTACTTCGAGAAGCCGCGCTCCACGGTCGGCTGGAAGGGCCTGATCAACGACCCGGCGCTGGACGGTTCCGGAGACGTCAACACCGGCCTGCGCGTCGCCCGTCAGCTGCTGCTCCAGGTGCTGGAGCTGGGCCTGCCGGTCGGCTGCGAGTTCCTCGACCCGATCACGCCGCAGTTCATCGCGGACACCGTGGCCTGGGGCGCGATCGGCGCGCGCACGGTGGAGAGCCAGGTGCACCGCCAGCTCTCGTCCGGCCTGTCGATGCCGATCGGCATGAAGAACCGCCCGGACGGCGCGATCAGCACCGCGATCGACGCGATCAACGCGGCCGCCGTGCCGCACGTGTTCCCCGGCATCGCGATGTCCGGTACGCCGGCGATCCTGCACACCCGCGGCAACGCGGACTGCCACCTGGTGCTGCGCGGCGGCAACGACGGCCCGAACTACGACGCGGACTCGGTCGGCGGCGCGCTGGCGCTGCTGCGCAAGGCCGGCCTGCCGGAGCGGTTGATCATCGACTGCAGCCACGCGAACAGCGGCAAGGACCACCGCCGCCAGCCGCTGGTGGCCGCGGACGTGGCCGAGCAGCTCAAGGCCGGCAACCGGGGCATCTCCGGCGTGATGCTGGAGTCGTTCCTGGAGCCGGGCCGGCAGGAGCTGGACCCGACGCGCGAGCTGACCTACGGTCAGTCGGTCACGGACGCGTGCCTCGGCTGGGAGCAGACCGAGCCCGTGCTCGACCTGCTCGCGTCCGCGGCCGCCGCCCGCCGCGCCGCGGTCGCCGTCGCCTGA
- a CDS encoding DUF6158 family protein codes for MPDASPEQRVDEWDGDHRKGPAGDSHEEIGVDPADLSDEDLTREMASLHRTRLDTLRHASDAALATHLRRTADLETEYLTRHPGREVDPQRLRDG; via the coding sequence CTGCCGGACGCGAGCCCGGAGCAGCGCGTGGACGAGTGGGACGGCGACCACCGGAAGGGACCGGCGGGCGACTCGCACGAGGAGATCGGGGTGGACCCGGCGGACCTGTCCGACGAGGACCTCACCCGTGAGATGGCCAGCCTGCACCGGACCAGGCTGGACACGTTGCGGCACGCGTCCGACGCGGCGCTCGCCACCCACCTGCGCCGCACCGCGGACCTGGAGACCGAGTACCTCACCCGGCACCCGGGCCGGGAGGTCGACCCGCAGCGGCTGCGGGACGGCTGA
- a CDS encoding MerR family transcriptional regulator — protein MSWSTAQVARIAGITSRTLRHYDDIGLLRPARVSPGGLRHYEREQLLRLQQIMLLRELGMSLETIGTVVAGEADRVEQLRRHHRWLIEERDRFDRLAGTVAATIAQWEGGTEMSTEQLFEGFDADRQARYEAELIERYGAGAATAIAESRERTAGQGAELRAEWAGIEDRVVALLDSAPESPAVQAVIADHYRWITRHWTPDRESYTGLGRLYVDSPDFRARFDARDPRLAEFLRDAIAVYAQASL, from the coding sequence GTGAGTTGGTCGACGGCACAGGTGGCGCGCATCGCCGGGATCACGTCCCGGACGCTGCGGCATTACGACGACATCGGCCTGCTGCGGCCGGCCCGGGTGAGCCCGGGTGGGCTGCGGCACTACGAGCGGGAGCAACTGCTGCGGCTGCAGCAGATCATGCTGCTGCGCGAGCTCGGCATGAGCCTGGAGACGATCGGCACCGTCGTCGCGGGCGAGGCCGACCGGGTCGAGCAACTCCGCCGTCATCATCGGTGGCTGATCGAGGAACGGGACCGGTTCGACCGGCTCGCGGGCACGGTCGCGGCCACCATCGCCCAATGGGAAGGTGGAACGGAGATGAGCACGGAACAGCTCTTCGAGGGCTTCGACGCGGACCGGCAGGCCCGCTACGAGGCGGAGCTGATCGAGCGGTACGGCGCCGGCGCGGCCACGGCCATCGCGGAGAGCCGGGAGCGTACCGCCGGCCAGGGTGCCGAGCTGCGGGCGGAGTGGGCCGGGATCGAGGACCGCGTGGTCGCGCTGCTGGACTCCGCGCCGGAGTCGCCGGCGGTGCAGGCGGTCATCGCGGACCACTACCGGTGGATCACGCGGCACTGGACGCCGGACCGGGAGTCGTACACCGGGCTGGGCCGGCTCTACGTCGACAGCCCGGACTTCCGGGCCCGGTTCGACGCGCGGGATCCCCGGCTGGCCGAGTTCCTGCGGGACGCCATCGCGGTGTACGCGCAGGCCAGCCTCTAG
- a CDS encoding DUF3817 domain-containing protein, with translation MTIPALAPDEGKAAVRGALTRYRTIAYIVGVVLILLVVIGMPLKYIWGQPAVVQGIGPAHGFLYMVYLIAAFDLGRRANWPLKRMLLVMLAGTVPFLSFYAERVVTTRWVPAPAPAEHQPTH, from the coding sequence ATGACTATCCCGGCGCTCGCGCCGGACGAAGGGAAGGCCGCGGTGCGCGGAGCACTGACCCGCTATCGGACGATCGCCTACATCGTCGGCGTGGTGCTGATCCTGCTCGTGGTGATCGGCATGCCGCTGAAGTACATCTGGGGCCAGCCCGCCGTCGTCCAGGGCATCGGCCCCGCGCACGGCTTCCTCTACATGGTCTACCTGATCGCCGCGTTCGACCTCGGCCGCCGCGCGAACTGGCCGCTGAAGCGCATGCTGCTGGTCATGCTCGCCGGCACGGTGCCGTTCCTGTCCTTCTACGCGGAGCGCGTCGTCACCACGCGCTGGGTCCCCGCCCCGGCCCCCGCCGAGCACCAGCCCACCCACTGA
- a CDS encoding DUF397 domain-containing protein — protein MITSTAGDMAWRKSSRCESHTCLEVAEAPGGRMAVRNSTRPELRISFEGPAWQAFVRTVRNGDL, from the coding sequence ATGATCACGTCGACCGCGGGTGACATGGCGTGGCGGAAGAGCAGCCGCTGCGAGTCGCACACCTGCCTCGAGGTGGCCGAGGCACCCGGCGGCCGCATGGCGGTCCGTAACTCGACCCGCCCCGAGCTTCGCATCAGCTTCGAGGGGCCGGCCTGGCAGGCCTTCGTCCGCACCGTGCGTAACGGCGATCTCTGA
- a CDS encoding helix-turn-helix domain-containing protein — translation MSTAHGPSGGRRQLRARLRAARDAAGLTQEQAAEAMDWSLSKLIRIEAGTVSISTNDLKALLQHYRVDDPGTVAELLALARLARQRGWWVQYREIFERERAYYDYVGLEAEAATLRVFQPIGMPGLLQTESYARAYISAAVPSQVEPEDVTVRVGLRLRRQEELFSRPVPPTLQVILDEANLHRHIGGTEVLREQLERLRAEGLKDHVTLQILPFTAESYGATGQFNLLSFEAGTPDVVYIESTPTVALVDQPAEVETYRQTFARLQNLALNPSESLEMINKMVTQMV, via the coding sequence ATGTCCACCGCCCACGGCCCTTCGGGCGGCCGGCGGCAGCTCCGGGCCCGGCTGCGCGCGGCGCGCGACGCGGCCGGCCTGACGCAGGAGCAGGCCGCCGAGGCGATGGACTGGTCGCTGTCGAAATTGATCCGGATCGAGGCCGGCACCGTCTCGATCTCGACGAACGACCTGAAGGCCCTGCTCCAGCACTACCGGGTGGACGATCCGGGCACGGTCGCGGAGCTGCTCGCGCTCGCCCGGCTGGCCCGGCAGCGCGGCTGGTGGGTGCAGTACCGCGAGATCTTCGAGCGCGAGCGCGCGTACTACGACTACGTCGGCCTGGAGGCGGAGGCGGCCACGCTGCGTGTCTTCCAGCCGATCGGCATGCCCGGCCTGCTGCAGACCGAGTCGTACGCGCGGGCTTACATCAGCGCCGCCGTGCCGTCCCAGGTGGAGCCGGAGGACGTGACCGTCCGGGTCGGCCTGCGCCTGCGCCGCCAGGAGGAGCTGTTCTCCCGGCCGGTCCCGCCGACGCTGCAGGTGATCCTGGACGAGGCGAATCTGCACCGGCACATCGGCGGCACCGAGGTGCTCCGCGAGCAGCTGGAACGGCTGCGCGCGGAGGGCCTGAAAGACCACGTCACGCTGCAGATCCTGCCGTTCACGGCGGAGAGCTACGGCGCCACCGGGCAGTTCAACCTGCTCTCCTTCGAGGCCGGCACGCCGGACGTCGTCTATATCGAGTCGACGCCGACCGTCGCGCTGGTCGACCAGCCCGCCGAGGTCGAGACCTACCGGCAGACCTTCGCCCGACTGCAGAATCTCGCTCTCAACCCCAGCGAGTCCCTCGAAATGATCAACAAAATGGTCACCCAGATGGTCTGA
- a CDS encoding helix-turn-helix domain-containing protein, producing the protein MTHDQSEDPDHGARPAKRAPTARQGPSTGRRRLSQALKAARESAGKTRAEVATAMDWSLSKVIRIEAGTVGISTIDARALTGLYGITEPERVEEILSLARNSRLRTWWSTLRDRVNPSYYAYIGLEDESVEVLYFAPTTLPTLLQTRDFAAGGTSVRPTDEEITVRLRRQQEILNKSRPPRITAIIDEAVLHRIAHAPNRAPEQLSHLLSLSAAPHITIQVLPFSAGPPPVVAPFAILQFPDPEDADVMYVENAVTDEVIDRPEDVRPYLHVFHELRDKALDPAESLAMIKGIVEDG; encoded by the coding sequence ATGACACACGATCAGAGCGAAGACCCCGACCACGGAGCACGACCGGCGAAACGGGCGCCGACGGCGCGGCAGGGCCCCTCGACGGGCCGGCGGCGGCTGAGCCAGGCGCTGAAGGCGGCCCGGGAGTCGGCCGGCAAGACCCGTGCCGAGGTGGCGACCGCGATGGACTGGTCGCTGTCCAAGGTGATCCGGATCGAGGCGGGCACGGTCGGGATCTCGACCATCGACGCCCGCGCGCTGACCGGGCTGTACGGCATCACCGAGCCGGAGCGGGTGGAGGAGATCCTCTCGCTGGCCCGCAACTCCCGGCTGCGCACCTGGTGGTCGACGCTGCGCGACCGGGTCAACCCGTCCTACTACGCGTACATCGGGCTCGAGGACGAGAGTGTCGAGGTGCTCTACTTCGCGCCGACCACGTTGCCCACGCTGCTGCAGACCCGTGACTTCGCGGCCGGCGGCACCTCGGTGCGGCCGACCGACGAGGAGATCACCGTCCGGCTGCGCCGTCAGCAGGAGATCCTGAACAAGTCGCGCCCGCCGCGGATCACCGCGATCATCGACGAGGCCGTGCTGCACCGCATCGCGCACGCACCGAACCGGGCGCCCGAGCAGCTCAGCCATCTGCTGTCGCTGAGCGCGGCGCCGCACATCACGATCCAGGTGCTGCCGTTCAGCGCGGGCCCGCCGCCGGTGGTGGCACCGTTCGCGATCCTGCAGTTCCCGGACCCGGAGGACGCGGACGTCATGTACGTGGAGAACGCGGTCACCGACGAGGTCATCGACCGGCCGGAGGACGTCCGGCCGTACCTGCACGTCTTTCACGAGCTGCGGGACAAGGCACTGGACCCGGCCGAGTCGCTTGCCATGATCAAAGGAATCGTCGAGGACGGCTGA
- a CDS encoding DUF6232 family protein — translation MENSARYSPRSTRRYASPGAAPRSRVAFETADVIVTPEYFEVAGRRWPTSELAGLRTVRGPFDQLTVRAVATSGVSLLAIFAALSFGNGLHALGPAAYVVMGAAAFVPMLLGVVGNRTRPRVYELWGDYQGMSVRLFVSDSERQYGQISRALVRAQEIARLGGVRAPVSSINPYGM, via the coding sequence ATGGAGAATAGCGCTCGTTACTCGCCGCGTTCAACCCGTCGCTACGCTTCTCCCGGTGCCGCACCGCGCAGCCGGGTCGCATTCGAGACGGCCGACGTCATCGTCACCCCGGAGTACTTCGAGGTCGCCGGCCGGCGCTGGCCGACCAGCGAGCTGGCCGGGCTGCGGACCGTGCGGGGCCCGTTCGACCAGCTCACGGTGCGTGCGGTCGCCACGTCCGGGGTGAGCCTGCTGGCGATCTTCGCGGCGCTCAGCTTCGGCAACGGCCTGCACGCGCTCGGCCCGGCGGCGTACGTCGTGATGGGCGCGGCCGCGTTCGTCCCGATGCTGCTCGGGGTGGTCGGGAATCGCACCCGGCCGCGCGTCTACGAGCTCTGGGGCGATTACCAGGGCATGTCGGTGCGCCTCTTCGTCAGCGACAGCGAGAGGCAGTACGGCCAGATCTCCCGCGCACTGGTGCGCGCACAGGAGATCGCCCGGCTCGGCGGCGTCCGTGCGCCGGTGTCGTCGATCAATCCGTACGGCATGTGA
- a CDS encoding C40 family peptidase, with the protein MSASRAILRAVVLAAVAVGVLAPTSAALAEPSSAELTKQIDKASHELEVVIESYNKINEELKATQAAAKELSEKTATLEQEVKEASTNVGQLANRAYKSGRFSDANTLLTLSDSQDLMAGLSVLEQLAQARNDEVAAYTATEARYVEEKAKLDAAEKKQKAQKDEAGKRKAGIEGELKNLYSLRKAAYGREQEQAVAAPVSNGGGNSGGGSNSGGGGAAPSAPAGSSAVVQFAYAQLGKPYIYASAGPTGFDCSGLVKAAWAKAGKSLPHNAAMQYNSTARISASQVVPGDLVFYNGLAHVAIAIGGGKVIHAPRPGEVLTIAPLNMMSIVGYGRVR; encoded by the coding sequence TTGTCAGCTTCGCGTGCGATCCTGCGCGCTGTCGTGCTGGCGGCCGTTGCGGTCGGCGTTCTCGCGCCGACCTCCGCTGCCCTGGCCGAACCGTCAAGCGCCGAACTCACCAAGCAGATCGACAAGGCCTCCCATGAGCTGGAGGTCGTGATCGAGTCCTACAACAAGATCAATGAGGAACTGAAGGCCACCCAGGCGGCGGCCAAGGAACTCAGTGAGAAGACCGCCACGCTGGAGCAGGAGGTCAAGGAGGCCAGCACCAACGTCGGCCAACTGGCCAACCGCGCCTACAAGTCCGGGCGGTTCAGTGACGCGAACACGCTGCTCACGCTCAGCGACAGCCAGGATCTGATGGCCGGTCTCAGCGTGCTCGAGCAGCTGGCCCAGGCGCGCAACGACGAGGTCGCCGCCTACACGGCCACCGAGGCGAGGTACGTCGAGGAGAAGGCCAAGCTCGACGCCGCCGAGAAGAAGCAGAAGGCGCAGAAGGACGAGGCCGGCAAGCGCAAGGCCGGCATCGAGGGCGAGCTGAAGAACCTGTACTCGCTGCGCAAGGCCGCCTACGGCCGGGAGCAGGAGCAGGCAGTCGCGGCGCCGGTCAGCAACGGTGGCGGCAACAGCGGCGGCGGTAGCAACAGCGGCGGTGGCGGTGCCGCGCCGAGCGCACCCGCCGGGTCGAGCGCCGTGGTGCAGTTCGCCTACGCCCAGCTCGGCAAGCCCTACATCTACGCCTCCGCGGGACCGACCGGTTTCGACTGCTCCGGCCTGGTGAAGGCGGCCTGGGCGAAGGCCGGGAAGTCGCTGCCGCACAACGCGGCCATGCAGTACAACTCGACCGCGCGGATATCGGCCTCCCAGGTCGTCCCGGGAGACCTGGTCTTCTACAACGGGCTCGCGCACGTCGCGATCGCGATCGGCGGCGGCAAGGTGATCCACGCGCCCAGACCGGGCGAGGTGCTCACGATCGCGCCGCTCAACATGATGTCGATCGTCGGGTACGGCAGAGTCAGATAG
- a CDS encoding DUF6642 family protein, with translation MARGGIFCVEGQWHRDLSEQGSVIPTLELLERLRRIRFIYRDVATPEELSYFLDRWLLKQYSDYRVGFFAMHGEPGRLCLTDRATVELDDVAEQLAGRCQDKRLYFGSCSVLKASDATLLDFLDVSGAAMVCGYTREVDWVDSAAFETVLLDVLANGALVNAAEKRMGSGPWRELAAYLGFRIVYANGRTWRPGTRPRVPAQATAA, from the coding sequence GTGGCGCGCGGCGGCATCTTCTGTGTGGAGGGCCAGTGGCACCGGGACCTCTCCGAGCAAGGCTCCGTCATCCCCACGCTCGAGCTGCTGGAGCGTCTGCGCCGGATCCGGTTCATCTACCGGGACGTGGCCACGCCGGAGGAGCTGAGCTACTTCCTGGACCGGTGGCTGCTGAAGCAGTACAGCGACTACCGGGTGGGCTTCTTCGCGATGCACGGCGAGCCCGGCCGGCTCTGCCTCACCGACCGGGCCACGGTCGAGCTGGACGACGTGGCGGAGCAGCTGGCCGGCCGCTGCCAGGACAAGCGGCTCTACTTCGGGTCCTGCTCGGTGCTGAAGGCCTCGGACGCCACGCTGCTGGACTTCCTGGACGTCTCCGGGGCCGCGATGGTGTGCGGCTACACCCGCGAGGTGGACTGGGTCGACTCGGCCGCGTTCGAGACCGTGCTGCTGGACGTGCTGGCGAACGGCGCACTGGTGAACGCGGCGGAGAAGCGGATGGGCTCCGGGCCGTGGCGGGAGCTGGCGGCGTACCTGGGCTTCCGGATCGTCTACGCGAACGGGCGCACCTGGCGGCCCGGGACCCGGCCCCGGGTGCCGGCCCAGGCCACCGCGGCATGA